A window from Shewanella livingstonensis encodes these proteins:
- a CDS encoding MAPEG family protein, which translates to MTLMVSGLYAGLTALLVLALSYKVVKFRRANKIGIGDGGHQGLSIAIRAHGNLIENAPIVLILLALAEFNGMPEFLIHCLGTAWIVARLLHAIGLNQGQGGHHFGRFWGVLTTWIVLLILAVANVGFFLGL; encoded by the coding sequence ATGACATTGATGGTATCGGGTTTATATGCGGGCTTAACGGCATTGTTGGTTTTAGCATTATCTTATAAAGTGGTTAAATTTCGTCGAGCAAATAAAATTGGTATTGGTGATGGTGGCCACCAAGGATTATCCATTGCAATTCGAGCCCATGGTAACCTAATTGAAAATGCACCCATAGTATTGATTTTATTAGCGCTAGCAGAATTTAATGGCATGCCTGAGTTTTTAATACATTGTTTGGGCACCGCTTGGATTGTGGCGCGTTTATTACATGCTATTGGACTTAATCAAGGTCAAGGTGGTCATCATTTTGGTCGTTTTTGGGGCGTGTTAACGACCTGGATTGTGCTCTTAATTTTAGCGGTTGCTAATGTGGGTTTCTTTCTTGGCTTATAA